The following coding sequences lie in one Arachis hypogaea cultivar Tifrunner chromosome 9, arahy.Tifrunner.gnm2.J5K5, whole genome shotgun sequence genomic window:
- the LOC112709930 gene encoding FBD-associated F-box protein At4g10400-like, whose protein sequence is MVEPPWQPKQLRLENNNTDRISALPNTVLCYILSFVPTKTAVRTSALSPRWRHVWKDVKTLHFSDDSHELFDETGESFKRFSIFVNNVFNLHNNPREIHALRLSCGHSNNDPLNASSVAASVRAAIGPNLEEFDLTLFCNDARGFVVPHNILSCTKLVTLSLSGGVHLLPKQPLTVDLLSLKTLSLDIDDVDWIDGILSKCPQIETLSACFTLRQPVRVCLPLTLKKLKFAIKNQVAAAVEIHAQGLTYISIAHAASRFSYRVSEMNNVREVSLNMYATHEPIDVLIKILIAVRRTEILALHRFTTKWLLRAQVPVFPEFHHLIRLEVVLPWFNSSFLMSLLSKCHKLQELKIEIDEELPIVSQSWMKPRRDLPCLASYLSYFHFVGYRGIHDESKIVGYILERGLLLSTIIIDLEKSLDDDTKNDVLMKLLAMPRGSPLCEINIC, encoded by the exons ATGGTGGAACCACCATGGCAGCCAAAACAGCTAAGACTAGAGAATAACAACACAGATAGGATCAGTGCTCTCCCGAACACTGTCTTATGCTATATATTATCCTTCGTTCCTACCAAAACCGCCGTGAGGACAAGTGCTTTGTCTCCACGGTGGCGCCACGTTTGGAAGGATGTTAAGACCCTCCACTTCTCCGATGACTCACATGAATTGTTTGACGAGACCGGGGAGTCCTTCAAACGTTTCTCTATATTCGTGAACAATGTTTTCAACCTGCACAACAATCCGCGTGAAATTCACGCGCTCCGCCTCTCTTGCGGTCACTCAAACAATGATCCTCTCAATGCTAGCTCAGTTGCGGCGTCGGTACGCGCCGCGATTGGGCCAAATCTCGAAGAGTTTGACCTTACGCTCTTTTGTAATGACGCGCGCGGTTTCGTGGTGCCACATAACATTCTCTCTTGCACCAAACTCGTCACGCTATCCTTGAGCGGTGGTGTTCACTTGCTGCCAAAACAGCCTCTAACGGTTGATTTGTTGTCTCTTAAGACACTTTCTTTGGACATCGATGATGTTGATTGGATCGATGGTATTCTTAGTAAGTGTCCTCAGATTGAAACCTTAAGCGCGTGCTTCACACTGAGGCAGCCAGTGAGGGTTTGCTTGCCACTCACACTGAAAAAGTTGAAGTTTGCGATTAAGAATCAAGTTGCGGCCGCGGTTGAGATACACGCGCAGGGACTTACGTACATTAGTATCGCCCATGCTGCTAGCCGTTTCAGTTACAGGGTTAGTGAAATGAACAACGTAAGGGAAGTGAGTCTCAACATGTATGCTACGCATGAGCCTATTGATGTTTTGATCAAGATTCTCATTGCGGTACGCAGAACAGAGATTCTAGCTCTTCATCGTTTTACAACAAAG TGGTTGCTTCGTGCCCAAGTTCCAGTCTTTCCCGAGTTTCACCACTTGATTCGTCTAGAGGTTGTTCTTCCGTGGTTCAATTCAAGTTTCCTGATGAGCTTGCTTAGCAAATGTCACAAGCTTCAAGAACTGAAAATCGAAATTGATGAG GAACTACCAATTGTTTCACAAAGTTGGATGAAACCAAGAAGAGATCTTCCTTGCCTTGCATCATACTTGAGCTATTTTCACTTTGTGGGATATAGAGGAATTCATGATGAGAGCAAAATTGTTGGGTATATTCTAGAAAGAGGACTTCTTTTGAGTACAATCATTATTGATCTTGAAAAATCTCTGGATGACGATACAAAGAATGATGTCCTCATGAAGTTGTTGGCCATGCCAAGGGGCTCTCCATTGTGTGAAATTAACATTTGCTAA